The following are encoded together in the Capsulimonas corticalis genome:
- a CDS encoding quinone oxidoreductase family protein, giving the protein MSTEDIAMRALRFETFGDPSVLQLAQIPRPQAGHDEVVVQVHASAVNPSDVKNVSGKMPHTTTPRTPGRDFSGVVVEGPAPMVGTHVWGTGGELGFTRDGAHAECLLLPRGGVRVKPSTLSLDEAACVGVGYITAWAALVDGAGFINRQTVLVVGATGAVGSAAVQIAAWRGAHVIAAVRDASREAEARALGAKHVVFTEDPITFAASVKEITDGQGAQVALDTAGGAQLDATLAAMAHKGRVAVIATPDRHVPIDLLSFYRRELRLIGVNTLSLNAADCAHILDDLAPGFEIGALHAPRIGATFSLEEAADAYNHVTHSRSGGKVLMKIK; this is encoded by the coding sequence ATGAGCACAGAAGACATCGCCATGCGCGCATTGCGCTTTGAGACCTTTGGAGATCCCTCCGTGCTCCAGCTCGCGCAGATCCCCAGGCCGCAGGCCGGACACGATGAAGTCGTCGTGCAGGTCCACGCCTCGGCGGTCAATCCCAGCGACGTGAAAAACGTCTCGGGCAAGATGCCGCACACCACGACGCCGCGCACGCCGGGGCGCGATTTCTCGGGCGTCGTGGTCGAAGGGCCGGCGCCGATGGTGGGGACGCATGTCTGGGGCACCGGCGGCGAATTGGGCTTCACGCGCGACGGCGCCCACGCCGAATGCCTTCTGCTGCCGCGCGGCGGCGTGCGCGTCAAGCCCAGCACATTGTCCCTGGATGAAGCGGCCTGTGTCGGGGTTGGTTACATCACCGCCTGGGCGGCGCTCGTGGATGGCGCCGGATTCATCAACCGGCAAACCGTGCTCGTGGTCGGCGCAACCGGCGCGGTCGGCAGCGCCGCCGTCCAGATCGCCGCCTGGCGCGGCGCGCATGTGATCGCCGCCGTGCGCGACGCCAGCCGGGAAGCGGAGGCGCGCGCGCTGGGCGCCAAGCACGTCGTTTTCACGGAGGATCCCATCACCTTCGCGGCGTCCGTCAAGGAGATCACCGACGGCCAAGGAGCGCAGGTGGCGCTGGACACAGCCGGCGGCGCGCAGCTCGACGCCACGCTGGCCGCCATGGCGCACAAGGGCCGCGTCGCCGTGATCGCCACTCCCGATCGCCATGTCCCGATCGACTTACTGTCGTTCTACCGACGCGAGCTGCGCCTGATCGGCGTCAACACGCTCAGCCTGAACGCCGCCGACTGCGCGCACATCCTCGACGACCTGGCCCCCGGCTTCGAAATCGGCGCCCTGCACGCCCCCCGGATCGGCGCGACATTTTCGCTCGAAGAAGCGGCGGACGCTTACAATCACGTCACGCACAGTAGAAGCGGCGGAAAAGTGCTGATGAAGATCAAATAG